The following is a genomic window from Actinomadura rubteroloni.
GCGAGCACCGCGAACGTCCCCGGGACGGTGTGCATCCACGGCTCGCCCCACCAGCCGGTGAACTGCAGCAGTCGCGTGACGAAGCCGTGCAGCAGATAGGCGTAGAGGGTCGTCGCGCCGAGCCCGGTGAACCACGTCCGCCGTTTCGGGACGAGTGAAAGGAACGCCGCGACGAGAACGACGGCCGCCGCGAACATGGCCAGCCGCATCGCCGTCCCGGCGACGTTGTCGACGCCGAAAAAGTCGTTCGGATTCTTCCAGTAGACCCATGAATGGTTCATGTGGTCCTTGGCGACCCACGCGGCGGCGAGCCCGCCGAGCATCGTGACCGCGCCGATGATCCGCGCCTGCGGCCTCTTCAGCAGCTCGAAATGGTCGGGCTTCAGCATCAGGCCGAGGACGTAGAACGGCAGCAGCCCGATCACGCGGTGGATGTCGAACGTGCTGCCGAGGTGGCTCATGTAGGACAGCAGCGAGAACACGAGCGCGACGGCCAGCGGCCAGCGGATCTGCTGCCACACCGGCGTGGACAGCCGCCAGAAGAACAGCGCGCACAGGAACCACGTCAGGAAGTACGGGTCCAGGAGGCTGATCTCCAGGTTGTGCCGTCCGACGAGCCAGTCGTACAGCGAGTACGCCGTCTCGAACACGACGTACGGGACGCCGACGTTCGTGATCAGCTTGCGCGCCTTGCCGCCCGCGAACGTCCAGTTCCGCGAGAAGTAGCCGGTGATCACGATGAACAGCGGCATGTGGAACATGTAGATGAAGATGTAGAGCGCCTTGGCCACCGGCACGTCGAGCAGGTTGGCCAGCGAGTGCCCCATCACCACGAGGAGGATCGCGAGGAACTTCGCGTTGTCGAAGAACGGGTCCCGCTCCTTGCGACGCGGACGTGGGGCGGCGGCGCCGCCGTTCCCCGCCGCGGCCGGGCCGGGCGGCGCGTGCGCCTCCGGGTCGGCTCCGGCGGGCGCGGTGGCGTCGCCCGGCGTGTCGCCGGGCCACGGTCGCCTGGGCTGCGGGGTGGCCGTCGGCCTCGTCTCGTACGTCATGGGGTGGGGAGCCGGTCTCCTCGTCGGTGCGTCCGGCCATCGCCGCCGCGCCGCCCCGTCACCGGGCCACGCCGCGGGTCAGGCCCCCTTGCAGATGTTGTCGCTGGCCTTGATCTCGCCCTGTTGCTTGGGAATGCCCGCCTGGGCGCCCTTGACGCCGTCCCAGTCGCGTCCGACGACGAGGTTCACCACACCCGCCGCCGCCGACGCGTACGCCTTGGGCCCCGGCGCGTTCTGGATCTGGCCGGCGAGCGTCGCCGCCTGCTGGTCCGCTCCAGAACCGTACAGGACCTTGGTCTTCGCCGTGGACGAAGCGTTGCCGCCGACCGTGACCTGGAAGCCCTTGGCCTTGAGGTCGGTCGCGACCCGGTTGGCCTGGCCCGCGATCCCGCTGCCGTTGTAGACCCGCACCGAGACCTGGCTCGGCGGGATCTTCGCGGCCGTCGTCTTGGCCGGGGCGGGGACGGCCTTGTCGTTCCGGATCGCCGTGAAGAACGTCCCGGCGGTGGACGACAGTGCGACGCGGTTCGGATCCGCCGCGTCAGGCCCGGACGGGACGGTCACGAACCGCAGCTTGCCCGACGACAACCCGGACATGCTCTGTGCGAGCTGCATCATCTCGCCGTCGTTCAGCTCCTTGTCGACGACGAGGCTCTTGGTCGTCGCGTTGAGGAGCTTGATCAGCTTTGACGGGTTGCTGAGCGTCCCGGCGCTGAGGATCTTGTTGGCGAGCGAGCCGATGAACTTCTGCTGCCGCTTGATGCGCTGGGTGTCGGAGCCGTCGCCGAGCCCGTGCCGGTTGCGGACGTAGGCCAGCGCGGTGTCGCCGCTGATGACGTGCTTGCCCCGGGTGAGGTGAAGCTTGGAGTCCCGGTCGTTGACGTCCTGCGTCAGGCAGACCTCGACCCCGCCCACGGCCTTGGTGACGTTCTTGACGGCGGTGAAGTCGAGCTGCACGAAGTGGTCGATCTTGATGTCGGTCAGCGACTCGATCGTCTTGATCGTGCATGCCGCGCCGCCCGTGGTGAACGACGAGTTGATCATCGCCCGGCTCGCCGGCGCGCTCATCCCGCCGCTGTGCGTCCTGCAGGCGGGGATGGGCACGAGCAGGTCGCGCGGGAAGCTGATGCCGATCGCCGACTTCCCGCCCGGCGACAGGTGCATGAGGATCATCGTGTCCGAGCGCGGTGGTTCGTTCTTCATCCCGCGCCCGTACTTGGCGTTGGCGCCCGCCCGCGTGTCCGACCCGAGGACGAGGATGTTCATCGCGTTGTTGAGCTTCTTCGGCCGGTTCGGGCCGACGCTCGCGTTGATGTCCTCGCGGGCGATGTTGCCGAGCGCGTTCCGGTAGAGCCCGTAGCCGGTGAGAGCGCCTATGACGGTGACCGCCGACAGGCCGATCGACACCCAGCCGAGGATGCGCCAGCCACGCCGACGCGCCGGCTGGGGATCGGCGTCGTCGACGTACTCCATGTACATCGGGTTGCTGTTCATCGGCTCCGGTGGGACGGGCGGGGATCGGACGATCGAGCGTAGGTCAGGTGAGCCGGCGGACGGACCCGGTTGCGTCATTGCCTCCGGGCGCCCCGACGACCGCGGTCACATGTTCGAGGGTCAGCCGGCGATCGAGAAGCGTTTTGTCAAAGTTTCGTTGGATTATGACGGAAGCTCCTGAGACTAGCGGGGCAAGGAGGCTCGCCAGAAGACCGTCGAGTGTGGCGAAGGACATGGCAACGAACAGCCGGTCCTGCGAGTCCAGCGCCCATTTCGCGGCGAAACGGGCTGCTGCGCCGACCAGTTCATCCGCCGTGAGTGTGTCCTTTGTCACACTTAGGGCGAGTGTATCCGGTCCGGCGCCCGCCGGTGGCCTGAATCGGTCTCCGTGTGCGCGCACTTCCACTGCGTAGTCGGTGACGCCGGGCGGCGCGGCCGACAGCGGCCCGCCGAGCGCGTGCAGGGACAGCCCGACGATCTCGTCGGCGTCCGCGCCGAGCGGGGAGCCGTCCAGGACGTCCGCGAGCGCCTCCTCGGCCACCGCGAGCAGGTAGGGCGCGTCGGGCGGCTCCACGTCCGCGAGCGGATCGGCCGGATCCACGACCCGCACCGCCACCCCGGCCGACCAGCAGGCCATCAGCCACACCGCCGACTGCCAGTGCTCCGGCAGAACGAGCACCGCGTGCTCCACGCCCCCCGGGCCGGCGCCGAACTCGTCCACGAGCAGGTTCGCCGTCTTGGCGACCCAGTTGTCGAACGTGCGGGCCGACAACTCGACCCGCTCGCCCGTGGCGTCGTCGTAGAAGGTCACCAGCGGGCGCGCCGGGTCGTCGGCCACCCGCCGCCGCAGCAGCTCGGCGGGGGTGCGCGCCGCCGGTCCAGGCTCGTCGGTCATGGGGCGAGCGTAGAGGCAGAACGCCGCTCCGCCCATGATCCTCGGCGGTTGCGGCAGGTCATCGGCCCTGACTACGATCGCGACCGCCCGTGCCCGGGGAGGGCGCGGCGCCCGCGGCGGCTCCGCCGCCCGCGGCCGGGTGGACGTTCGCGGAGGTCCAGAGTGATCGCGGCGCGGCTGCTCGCACGGCTCACGGTGATCCCCGCGCTGCTCGTCGTCGCGTGGCTGACGGTCACGCTCCCGCTGCTGTTTGCCGGGGTGCTGCGGCCCGGCCCGGCGCTCGTCCTGTTCGTGCCCGTCGCGGGCGTGTTCCTCTGGCTCGGCCTGCGCCGCACGGACGCCGACGACCCCGTGCCCGTGCCCTGGTGGTCAGTCCTCGGTGTCGTCGGGGTCGCACTCGCCTTCTTCGCGGTCCAGGCGGTGATGTGCTCCGAGCAGATCATCGTCCGGCGGGACGCGGCGTCCTACTTCCAGTTCGCCGTCTGGCTGACCGACCACGGCTCGCTGCCGATCCCGCAGATGCACTGGGCGTTCGCGGGCGGCGACCCGGCGCTGCACTACGACAGCCCGGCGTTCTACGAGGACGGGGATTCGGTCGTCCCGCAGTTCATGGCGGGCCTGCCGCTGCTGCTGACGTTCGGCGGCTGGCTCGGCGGGTGGCACGGCATGACGCTCATGGCCCCGCTGATCGGCGCGGGCTGCGTGCTGGCGTTCGGCGGCGTCGTCGCCCGGTTCGTCGGCCCCCGCTTCGCCCCGCTCGGCGCGCTGATGCTCGCGCTGACGACCCCGATGGCCTGGGGCTCGCGCTCCACCTACAGCGAACTGCCCGCGCTGGTGCTCATGCTCGGCGGCCTGGCGCTGCTGGACGACGCGTCCCGCTCCCGTCCGCGCGTCCGCGCCGGGCTTGCGGGGCTCGCCTTCGGGCTGATCGTGCTGTGCCGCATCGACGCGCTGCGCGACCTGTTCCCGCTCGTCCTGATCGCCGGGGTGCTGCTCGGCCTCGGCCGCCGCTGGACGCGGGTGGGCGCGCCGCTGGCGCTCGGGCTCGCCGTGGGCGCCGGAGCGGGGCTGACGGAGGGCTTCGTTCTCTCCCGTCCGTATCTCAAGTACCTGCACGCCTCGCTCAACCCGCTGCTGGCGATGACGGGGGCGCTAATCGTCCTGACGGCCCTGACGGTCGTGCTGCTGCGCGTCCCGGCCACCGGGCGGCGGCTGCGCGGGCTGGCGGACGCGGTCGCGCGCGGGCCCGTCCCGTCCGCCGCCGCGGTGCTGACACTGCTCGTCATGACGGCGTTCGCGCTGCGTCCGCTCTACCAGACGGTCCGGCGCGTCCCGACGAACCTCGACGACCGGCTGAACTCCGAGTTCATCGCCCAGATCCAGCAGCTCGACCACCTTCCGGTCGACGGCACCCGGCAGTACTCGGAGCTGTCCCTGTACTGGGTGACCTGGTACGTCGGCATCCCGGCGGTGCTGCTCGCGTCGTTCGGGGCGGCGCTGATCGTCCGGAAGATGCTGCGCGGGAAGGCGCGCCGCCTGCTCCCGCTGCTCGCCGTCATCGGCTGGACGACCGTCACGACCCTCTACCGTCCCGCGATCACCCCCGACCACCCGTTCGCGGCGCGGCGGCTGCTGCCCGTCGTCGTCCCCGGTGTGATCCTGCTGGCGCTGTGGGCGACCGCGTACGCGCTGCGCCGGATGCGCCGGACGGGCTTCGGCCCCCGCGCGGTGTGCGCCACGGCCGTCGCGGCGGGGCTGCTGCTGCTCGTCCCGATCCCGCTGTCGTCGGCGGGGGTCATGGCGCAGCGCACCGAGCAGCACGAGATCGCGGCCGTCCGGAAGATGTGCGACGGGTTCGGGGGCGCGGGCCGGTCCCTGCTGTTCGTGGACCGCGCGGCGTCCGACCGGTTCCTTCAGGTCGCCCGGGGCATGTGCGGGCTGCCCGCCGCGCGCGTGGACGACCTCGCCAAACAGGACACCGTCCGGGCCATCATCAAGGCGATCTACAAGGCCGGACGGCGCCCCGTCATCGTCGGCGGCTCCCCGGCGAAGGTCGAGCCGTACGGGCAGCCCGCGCAGATCATGCGGCTGCGCACCCGGCAGGACCAGCGCGCGCTGACCACGGCGCCGACCGGTACGTGGGGGATGTCGGCGGACGTCTGGATCGCCGTCCCGTCACCCCCGTGAGCGCGGGACCGGTATCCTCGCGCTGCGTGAGCACCGAATCCGCCACCGAGGCCGTTCCCGTGTCCGTGCCCGCTCCCGAGGCCGGGGCCGCCCCGGGGACCCTGCCGGAGGACCGGACGGAGCCCGTCGCCCCCGCCGCCGGCGTCCATGTCACGATCGTCCTGCCCTGCTACAACGAGCAGGACCACGTGATCGCGGAGGTCGAGCGGATCTGCGCGGCGATGGACGCCAGCGGCAAGTCCTACGAGCTGCTCGCGGTGGACGACCGGTCCACCGACGACACCCTCGCCAAACTGCGCGAGGCCGCCCCCCGGTTCCCGCACATGCGCGTCGTGGCGTTCCAGCACAACAGCGGCTCCGGGACCGTCCGCCGGATCGGCAGCCAGCAGGCGCGCGGCGAGATCGTCGTGTGGACCGACGCGGACATGACCTACCCGAACGAGCGGATCCCCGAGCTGGTCGACGTCCTCGACACCGACCCGTCGGTGGACCAGGTCGTCGGGTGGCGCCGCACCGAGGAGGGCACGCACAAGCTTCTGCGGGTGCCCGCCAAGTGGTTCATCCGCAAGACGGCCGAGCGCCTGACCAACACCAAGATCCCGGACCTGAACTCGGGCCTGCGGGCGTTCCGCAAGTCGGTCGCGCTGCCGTACCTGCGGCTGCTGCCGCCCGGGTTCTCCTGCGTCACGACGATCACGATCGCGTTCCTGTCGAACCAGCACCCGGTGCAGTACCTGCCGATCGACTACGCCAAGCGGGCGGGGACGTCCAAGTTCCACTTCACCAAGGACGCCTACCGCTACATCCTGCAGGTCCTGCGGATGGTCATGTACTTCAACCCGCTCAAGGTCCTGATGCCGCTGGCGCTGTGGCTGCTGGTCATCGGGCTCGGCAAGGGCGTGTTCGACATGGTGGTCCACTTCGGCTATTTCGCCAACAACACCATCATGATCTTCGTGACGGGATTGATCATCGCGTCGCTGGCGCTGCTCGCGGACCTGATCGTCCGATCACGCGGCGACGTCTAGTGCGGATCGCGATCGTCGGTCCGGCGTTCCCGTACAAGGGCGGCGGCGCGCACCACACGACCGAGCTGGCGCACCGGCTCGCGGCGGCCGGGCACGACGTCGCCGTAGAGTCGTGGCGGGCGCAGTACCCGGCGTTCCTGTACCCCGGGCAGCAGACGATCGACGACCCCGAGGGCGAGCCGTTCCCCGCGACGCGCCGTGCGCTGGACTGGCGGCGCCCGGACGGTTGGTGGCGCACCGGACGCTCCCTGCGCTCGGCCGACCTCGTGGTCCTCGCGGTGCTCAGCCCGGTGCAGGTGCCGTCCTACCTGGGGATCCTCGCCGGTCTCGGGCGCCGCGCGCGGACGGTCGCGCTGTGCCACAACGTCCTGCCGCACGAACGCCGGCCCTACGACCGTCCGCTGATGCGGGCGCTGTTGCGCCGGGTGGGCGGCGTGCTCGTCCACTCCGGCGAACAGGCCGCTCTGGCGCGGACGCTGACCGGCCGTCCGGTGACCGTCGCCGAGATGCCCCCCCACCTGCCCGCCGCCGCGAAGGGCGTCCGGGACGGCGGGGTGCGGCGTCGGCTGCTGTTCTTCGGCATGGTGCGGCCTTACAAGGGCCTGGACGTCCTGCTGCGCGCGCTGGCGGCCGGGCCCGCCGACGTCGCCTTGACCGTCGCGGGCGAGTTCTGGGGCGGTCTGGACGAGACCCGCGCGCTCATCGGCGACCTCGGCCTGGACGGCCGCGTCGAGCTGCGCCCCGGCTACGTCCCGGCCGCGCAGGTCCCGGAACTGTTCGACGCCGCCGACGCGCTCGTCCTGCCGTACCGGACGGCCACCGCGTCGCAGAACGTCTGGATGGCGCACGAACACGGCGTCCCGGTGATCGCGACCCGCGTCGGCGGCTTTCCCGGCCAGGTCCGCGACGGCGTGGACGGCCTGCTCTGCGAGCCCGACGACGTCCCGTCCCTCACCGCCGCCCTCACGCGCTTCTACGCTCCCGGAGAGCCGGAACGCCTGCGCGCGGGCATCGAACGCCTGGACGACGGCCCTCTCTGGAACGCCTACGTCGAAGCCCTCACCACGCCCTGACCCACTCGACCCACCGCGTTCGCTCGCGCGGGAAGAGCCCGACGGCCGCTCCTGCCCCAGGCCGGAAAGCAGCGGGCTCAGTCTTTGGCCGGGGGGACCAGCTCGCGTTCGGGTTCGGCAGGCGTCGCCGCAGGGCGGCGGGCGGCCAAGGCGCACGCGCCCGCGTAGAGCAGGTCGGCCAGCGTCAGCACCACCCGGGACGTGATCGCCACGACGAGCGGCGCGCCCGCCGGGAGCACCGGAGCCAGCACCGCCGTCATGACCGCCTCGCGTGCGCCGAGGCCGCCAGGTGCGAGGAACACCAGCAGCCCCGCGACGAACGCCAGCGCGTAGCCGCCCGTCGTAAGGAACGCCAGGCGCGGCCCGTCCCCGCCGACGGCCAGGCACAGCAGCCACAGGTGCCCGCCGAACAGCAGCCAGCCGAGCAGCGTCCAGCCGACAGCGCGGGCCATCGCAGGGAAGCCCACCGCGTGCTCCAGCGGCGGCTGCCGGGCGAGCCGCAAGGCCGTGTTCAGCGCCCACGTCACGATGCGCGGGTGAAGCGCGGCGAGCAGGACGGGCGCGAACAGGAGCATCCACCAGTAGTCGCGGCGCGCCGTCGCCGACGTGAACGGCAGCGTGGCGGCGGCGACGGCGAGCCCGCACGCGGTGGACGTCGCGACCGCCAGGACGGACGCGCTGAAGCTGCGAGCACGCGGGACGCGGTGCTCGCGCGACAGTTCGACCTGCGTGACGACGACCCACACCATGCCGGGCACGTACTTCCCGAGCCCGGAGATCGCCGAGATGCGGAACGCGGCCGCCAGCGGTAGGCGGGAGCCGAGGCCGGTGAGGAACGCGCGCCAGCCGAGCGTCCACGCGACGAGCCCCGCGAGCCCGAACGCGAGCGAGCCGGCCAGGGCGTACCAGGACATCTCGCGGAACGCGCGGACGGTGTCGTCCCAGCGCGAGGCGACGCCGTACACGCAGAACGCGAGCGCGAGCAGCACGAGGAGCACGCGCAGCGCCCGTAGGACGGCGGCCTTGGATCTCACCCGCCCAAGGTTAGGGGACGGCGCCGGTAGGGTGGCGCGGGTGAAACTCTCGGATGTGGTCGCCTTCCTGGGGCATCAGGTGCATGTCTGCCGGTATCGCGAAGCCGGGACGCTGCTCGACTGGATGGGCCGCGACCTGCGCGGACGCCGCGTCCTGGACGTCGCGGGCGGCGACGGCTACTGGGCCGGGCTCACCCGCAGGCGGGGCGCGGAGGCCGTCTCGATCGACTTGGCGCGCAAGAAGATGGTCTACGGCGCAGCGCTCGCGCACGCGCCCGCGCTGATCGAGTGCGACGCGCTGCGGCTGCCGTTCGCCGACGACTCGTTCGACGCGATCCTGTCGGTCTGCGCGATCGAGCACTTCGACGACGGCGGCAGGAGCCTGGACGAGATGGCGCGCGTCCTCAAGCCGGGCGGCCAGATCTTCATGTCGGCGGACGTCCTGAGCCGCGCCGACGCCTGGCCGAAGCTCCGCGACGCGCACAAGGCCAAGTACCACGTGCAGCACACCTACACCCACGAGTCGCTCGGGAAGCTGCTGGACGAGCGCGGCCTCGATCTCGTCCGGCACTCCTACCAGTTCCGCACGGCGGCCGCCGAGCGCCTGTACCTGTCGCTGTCCACCTACGGCGGGAAGGTCGGCTTCAACGCCGCCGCTCCGCTGGCCCCGCTGGTCGCGCTCGGCGACCGGGGCGCCCCGAACGAGCGCGGCAGCATCGTCCTCCTCCAGGCCCGTAAACGCTGACGAAGTTCCCGGTGATCTTCGACGGGGTACGCACAGTAGGCTCGCCCGGACGTCGTGGGAGGCCGGGTCGTGCCCGGCGCGCCGAGGAGGAGCCCAGTGGAAGCGATCCTGTTGGTCGGGGGGCGGGGCACACGGCTGCGCCCGCTGACGATCTCGACGCCGAAGCCGCTGCTGCCGACGGCGGGGGTGGCGTTCCTGGCGCACCAGCTCGCCCGTGCGAGCGCGCTCGGCGTGACGCGGATCGTGTTCGCGACGTCCTACCGCGCGGAGATGTTCGAGGCCGCGTTCGGCACCAGCGCGTACGGCGTCGAGCTGTGCTACGTCAGCGAGCGGCAGCCGCTCGGCACCGGCGGCGCGATCCGGAACGCCTCCACGGCGCTGGAGTCCGGCCCGGACGACCCGGTGCTCATCCTCAACGGCGACATCCTGTCCGGCCATGACGTGAAGGCGCAGGCCGCGCTGCACACGGCGGCGGAAGCGGACGTCACCCTGCACCTGACCGAGGTGGAGGACCCGCGCCGGTTCGGGGTCGTCCCGACGGACGCGTCCGGCCGGGTGACGGCGTTCCTGGAGAAGACCGCGCGCCCGGCGACGAACCAGGTGAACGCGGGCTGCTACGTGTTCCGGCGCTCGGCGATCGACACGATCGAGGAGGGCGAGGTCGTGTCGGTGGAGCGGGAGACGTTCCCGTCGCTGATCGCGTCCGGCGCCACCGTGATGGGGTACGTCGAGTCGGCGTACTGGCTGGACGTCGGCACGCCCGAAGCGTTCGTGCAGGGCTCGCGGGACCTCGTGCTCGGCAAGCTGTCGTCCCCGGCGATGCCCGGCGACCCCGGCCAGCGGCTCGTGCTGGACCGGGCGGTCGTCGCGCGCGGCGCGGTGGTGCGCGGCGGCACGACGGTCGGCCGCGGCGCGGTGATCGAGGCGGGCGCGACCGTGATCGGCAGCGTGCTGCTGGACGACGCGTTCGTGGCGGAGGGCGCGACCGTCCGCGACTCGGTGCTGAGCCGGGGCGCGCGCGTCGGTCCGGGCGCGACGCTGGACGGCGTGATCCTCGGCGACGCGGCGGTCGTCGGTCCGGGCAACGAGCTGCGCGACGGGCTGCGCCTGTGGCCGGGGATCGAGCTTCCGGCGACGGCCGTCCGGTTCTCCACCGACGCCTAGCTGGCCTCGGGCGGCCGCGCGGGCAGCGTCAC
Proteins encoded in this region:
- a CDS encoding acyltransferase family protein; its protein translation is MTYETRPTATPQPRRPWPGDTPGDATAPAGADPEAHAPPGPAAAGNGGAAAPRPRRKERDPFFDNAKFLAILLVVMGHSLANLLDVPVAKALYIFIYMFHMPLFIVITGYFSRNWTFAGGKARKLITNVGVPYVVFETAYSLYDWLVGRHNLEISLLDPYFLTWFLCALFFWRLSTPVWQQIRWPLAVALVFSLLSYMSHLGSTFDIHRVIGLLPFYVLGLMLKPDHFELLKRPQARIIGAVTMLGGLAAAWVAKDHMNHSWVYWKNPNDFFGVDNVAGTAMRLAMFAAAVVLVAAFLSLVPKRRTWFTGLGATTLYAYLLHGFVTRLLQFTGWWGEPWMHTVPGTFAVLAGALIVGTLLCSTPVVRLMSWALEPKMTWAFTGLRRPALTTRTARHAAPAADREPVGSGAPRP
- a CDS encoding LCP family protein, which gives rise to MNSNPMYMEYVDDADPQPARRRGWRILGWVSIGLSAVTVIGALTGYGLYRNALGNIAREDINASVGPNRPKKLNNAMNILVLGSDTRAGANAKYGRGMKNEPPRSDTMILMHLSPGGKSAIGISFPRDLLVPIPACRTHSGGMSAPASRAMINSSFTTGGAACTIKTIESLTDIKIDHFVQLDFTAVKNVTKAVGGVEVCLTQDVNDRDSKLHLTRGKHVISGDTALAYVRNRHGLGDGSDTQRIKRQQKFIGSLANKILSAGTLSNPSKLIKLLNATTKSLVVDKELNDGEMMQLAQSMSGLSSGKLRFVTVPSGPDAADPNRVALSSTAGTFFTAIRNDKAVPAPAKTTAAKIPPSQVSVRVYNGSGIAGQANRVATDLKAKGFQVTVGGNASSTAKTKVLYGSGADQQAATLAGQIQNAPGPKAYASAAAGVVNLVVGRDWDGVKGAQAGIPKQQGEIKASDNICKGA
- a CDS encoding TIGR03089 family protein codes for the protein MTDEPGPAARTPAELLRRRVADDPARPLVTFYDDATGERVELSARTFDNWVAKTANLLVDEFGAGPGGVEHAVLVLPEHWQSAVWLMACWSAGVAVRVVDPADPLADVEPPDAPYLLAVAEEALADVLDGSPLGADADEIVGLSLHALGGPLSAAPPGVTDYAVEVRAHGDRFRPPAGAGPDTLALSVTKDTLTADELVGAAARFAAKWALDSQDRLFVAMSFATLDGLLASLLAPLVSGASVIIQRNFDKTLLDRRLTLEHVTAVVGAPGGNDATGSVRRLT
- a CDS encoding glycosyltransferase family 2 protein → MPEDRTEPVAPAAGVHVTIVLPCYNEQDHVIAEVERICAAMDASGKSYELLAVDDRSTDDTLAKLREAAPRFPHMRVVAFQHNSGSGTVRRIGSQQARGEIVVWTDADMTYPNERIPELVDVLDTDPSVDQVVGWRRTEEGTHKLLRVPAKWFIRKTAERLTNTKIPDLNSGLRAFRKSVALPYLRLLPPGFSCVTTITIAFLSNQHPVQYLPIDYAKRAGTSKFHFTKDAYRYILQVLRMVMYFNPLKVLMPLALWLLVIGLGKGVFDMVVHFGYFANNTIMIFVTGLIIASLALLADLIVRSRGDV
- a CDS encoding glycosyltransferase family 4 protein, producing MRIAIVGPAFPYKGGGAHHTTELAHRLAAAGHDVAVESWRAQYPAFLYPGQQTIDDPEGEPFPATRRALDWRRPDGWWRTGRSLRSADLVVLAVLSPVQVPSYLGILAGLGRRARTVALCHNVLPHERRPYDRPLMRALLRRVGGVLVHSGEQAALARTLTGRPVTVAEMPPHLPAAAKGVRDGGVRRRLLFFGMVRPYKGLDVLLRALAAGPADVALTVAGEFWGGLDETRALIGDLGLDGRVELRPGYVPAAQVPELFDAADALVLPYRTATASQNVWMAHEHGVPVIATRVGGFPGQVRDGVDGLLCEPDDVPSLTAALTRFYAPGEPERLRAGIERLDDGPLWNAYVEALTTP
- a CDS encoding lysylphosphatidylglycerol synthase transmembrane domain-containing protein, with the translated sequence MRSKAAVLRALRVLLVLLALAFCVYGVASRWDDTVRAFREMSWYALAGSLAFGLAGLVAWTLGWRAFLTGLGSRLPLAAAFRISAISGLGKYVPGMVWVVVTQVELSREHRVPRARSFSASVLAVATSTACGLAVAAATLPFTSATARRDYWWMLLFAPVLLAALHPRIVTWALNTALRLARQPPLEHAVGFPAMARAVGWTLLGWLLFGGHLWLLCLAVGGDGPRLAFLTTGGYALAFVAGLLVFLAPGGLGAREAVMTAVLAPVLPAGAPLVVAITSRVVLTLADLLYAGACALAARRPAATPAEPERELVPPAKD
- a CDS encoding class I SAM-dependent methyltransferase; its protein translation is MKLSDVVAFLGHQVHVCRYREAGTLLDWMGRDLRGRRVLDVAGGDGYWAGLTRRRGAEAVSIDLARKKMVYGAALAHAPALIECDALRLPFADDSFDAILSVCAIEHFDDGGRSLDEMARVLKPGGQIFMSADVLSRADAWPKLRDAHKAKYHVQHTYTHESLGKLLDERGLDLVRHSYQFRTAAAERLYLSLSTYGGKVGFNAAAPLAPLVALGDRGAPNERGSIVLLQARKR
- the manB gene encoding mannose-1-phosphate guanylyltransferase — its product is MEAILLVGGRGTRLRPLTISTPKPLLPTAGVAFLAHQLARASALGVTRIVFATSYRAEMFEAAFGTSAYGVELCYVSERQPLGTGGAIRNASTALESGPDDPVLILNGDILSGHDVKAQAALHTAAEADVTLHLTEVEDPRRFGVVPTDASGRVTAFLEKTARPATNQVNAGCYVFRRSAIDTIEEGEVVSVERETFPSLIASGATVMGYVESAYWLDVGTPEAFVQGSRDLVLGKLSSPAMPGDPGQRLVLDRAVVARGAVVRGGTTVGRGAVIEAGATVIGSVLLDDAFVAEGATVRDSVLSRGARVGPGATLDGVILGDAAVVGPGNELRDGLRLWPGIELPATAVRFSTDA